The stretch of DNA ACTGGACTTGTTGTCTGATTTTGCATTGTGCCATTGTATGAATCGCATTACATCAGataagaaaatgaaaataaaaaccctGTCACACAGTATAATATGGTATCACACTTTATGCAGTTTCATGTACATAGCACAACAATGACCCATGTTGGCACATGCTAGCTCCCTATACTCACTGCAGCATGGTAACATAGATTTAAAAGTAATATTATTGACAAATAGGTCATTTCATTTTGGCCTATTTATGTAAAAGGTGTCCCACCCGGAGGCCATGAGAAAGGATAGCAGTGGGAGTGCCAAAAAtacttgattgattgaaaaGATTATGAGAGAATAAAGTGTGCCGTGTAAAGTATTATAACTTTGCTTTATGCTGAGCGTAGTCTGTGTCTAAATGCTTCCGGAAAAACTCCTGAACTCTCCCCCATAAATCTACCTGAGCGTGTGCGTTAGTTTTAGCCTCTCCTCCAAATGCCACCACTTTACCCACTGCCGCATGGATGCCAGAGGGATAGAAGGGCATGTAGGGAACATCCACAAAGTGCCCTGCCTTGGGGTACCTCACTATCTCAAAGTTCTCCTTCCCACTGTCTCTCAGTCGCTGGGCAGCTAGTTCCGCGAAACCCACACTGTCCCAGTTCATGTCGTCTTCAGATGCTACAAACATGAAATTGCAGTCATGGGCACGCTCAACGGGAATCACAGAGGCCAGGTTCTCATTGGCTGCTGGATCGTCCATGGCCTTGCTGATGTCCAAAAGCCCTTGCTCTGTAAGGATTACTTTGTCTGGATCAGCTGGCAGTATGGGGGTGACGGTACCTTTGTAATGGAGAGGGAAAACGGTGCAAGCACAGCAACCATTGACGGTTACAACTGCTTTGATTCCTGTCAGGAATGATGCCATTGAGAGAGCTAGATCTCCACTCTTGGAGATTGAAATAACTCCAACTCCAGAGCCTTTCACCTTCAACAAAACGGAAAAAGCAAGACATTTATCTGATTATTTACCAAACATATAGCATGACAAATGCATCACTGTTATCATACAATGTGCATGAAGGTGAACTGTATTTTCGATACTCACTTTAGGTTGTTTCTGCAAGAAACGTATTCCCTCCTCAAAATACTCGAGATCTAGTTTGTCAACTTTTTTTGGCAAATCCTTGTACCGGTAGAAAGCCAGAGCGAGCACCACAAACCCTTTATTGGCCAGCAAACTGGCTCTCGGTTCTGACGGGCCACCGCCTAGAGTGTAAAGGTCCACAACACCAGGGAAGGGTCCTGGCCCTGCAAACAAAGGAAACGTTATTGGTCAAGTGTAAGTCTGGCGAAAATCGAAAGATATaaatgtttttctgaatgaaaatacatcaactaagccgtggaagaagtatttttcgttgatcatgcagtacagagctagcacgggcaagagctaCAGCCTTCCCCACCAGGGGAGattcaaaataaaacagcaaggcagaTGAACGTAGGAATAGTTACATACTATAACTGTGATAACTCTACCAAATAGTATATTAGCCCCCAAAAACTggtaaaatgtaagcttagttcttctaaccaagccagctgcCATGTCTCAGAACCCTAACGTAGGCTATACTGTGTGGTCTATTCTGTTTTAGGATATTTTTCCCCTCAAATAACAATAcagcagcaataatattaatttaatagttgaccattttCATCAGAACTTCCCTTATTCCAAAgagcagcaaccgccactggGGTTTAAGTATCCTCTGTTCATCTTACTTGGACCACACTGAATCAGACCCTGTTTAGTGCCAGTCTTGTGATCCAGACCAGATAACTACTGAAGAAGGGGATACCAATCCACCAATGCAGAACTGAGACATGCATgctaaaacataaaattaaataaaatacacagtaatttcccgcataaagacgcattgtgtataagctgcaggacagtgttttatgcaagttaaaagaaacaaaatcatattaacaccatattaactgcccccctgtattaacctcacagctgaagaaatttagcaaaatcaatgtatacagtaagccgcggctaatagtcggaaaATTACGGAATATAAATGAGACACATAAGGACATAAACGAGGCTGTTACaactatataaatatatttaaaaaaaaatatacgcCATGATTTCAGATTTCATGTTAATCCATAAAATAGTAGACCTGTAGCAGAACAGGTGATTGCTCAATGCTCACACACTGACCACTCAAAACTCTGTGCCATGATGTTGGAGGCGCATTGACAGCCTTGGATATATCTAATATGCACCGTTTTATCACTTGGTTTTATGAGAGATGTCATCTGATTACATTGTAACCTCAAGCCAAGTTGTAGGTTATAGGCTATACGTAAATTGAAGCTTTGTGGACATGGATTAACAGACTAGTTTTGGTTGATTTGACCATCAATAAACTTTGAAACAGGCACCTCACTTTGGATAGAGAATAGCAATATTTCAGAGGAGGGATTAACATCAAAATGGTCTGACTGAAGTAGAGGCACCTCCATATGTTTAGTGTTCTAAAGACGTGAAATAGCTCGTTAGTTACCAAAATGATAGCTAGTCAGAAGTGAACAGACTATAAAACTGCTTTCTATGTGAGCTCAATGGCAATGCTTTTGTTTGCATCTCCAACAGCATGGCGTAGCCTATGAGAGTATAAgagcatttgaccggcataaaatcggcaggtctcagactgaccggccagTCGTCGGtcatggccgatcacgtgaaaatcggccgattccggtCACTAGCCGAtctatcggtgcatctctaacaAATAACTTGAAACCATATCATTGTACCctacatgtttgtgttgtaaAGCCACCCAGTGACTTCCATTAATGTaaaacagcacacctgacaatAGGTGAGCAAGTGCTTCCAATGTagaaaacatgcaaaaacaagtaGTGCACAGTCTGCACACATCAAATATGAATTTTACAATGCACGtgctgctttgttagattccgaaatgtcacgggtccgcaccacaggtgctcgggcccgccattgccgcttgcagctatatttttattttgtttcttatAATTGTTAGTCGGCCATTCCACACACAATAAGTCTATCACAATAAGTCTATCTAGGCTAGGCCATAGaggtcacacatgaaacaatgctgcagaaacacaaaaacatgacTTTGacatatgagtaggctatctaGTGCAcgattagtctggctatcaccatactaaggtCAATCTGTTAAGATTGaatattagtctggggagtctgcactttatttctactgcacaagaggcatgatcaatgggcatagttcaaatgactttttatgcctactACGCCTTTGGATGGTCCTGCAACCAACCAGACCAGATCCGGGCGCGCCTTATGGATAAGgttgtttgtgattggacccagaagatgtggacttGAAGCAGGAAGCAGGTTTcctgcctgagctgcagggcgaaatccggattgctggcagatcaggcagggtttataCCCAGCCTAGTGTGCAAtgggaaataataaaaaatgaaaataataattgtAAATAGTGCAGTTTTGTAAATAGTGAGCCTGCAAGACCCCTTTTGCTGCAAAATCATAGTCTGTGACTTGAAAATTCCATGACTAGTGTAAGGATCAGTGTAACTGTAAATGAAGTTCCCAGTAATTTCAGGCACCTCTTGTCAATGGAGAGCGCCCCTAGCGGCCATATGCCGTAAACACGCATATGGGCATTCGTGTAGCACAAGTACTTGAAACTTATTAGGAATCTAGAGTTGTTCTAAGAATACAATGCAACTCTGTAACAGAGTAACAGAA from Sardina pilchardus chromosome 12, fSarPil1.1, whole genome shotgun sequence encodes:
- the LOC134097783 gene encoding acyl-coenzyme A thioesterase 1-like; translation: MITYCQRDVSRGLYRAFKVLHLKHLTRVSVRMSTSDTAVGLHVIPTRCYFDETVQVIVRGLLPKQSVKLVAEAKDDKGMIFQSSAVHKASEHGEVDLNRSPSLGGTYIGAEPMGLFWSLRPLTPHNKFTWWDASKPVLVDVKVVSHENPGHVLAKETHQRHFMKEGIQRVVVTDGKIRGTLFIPPGPGPFPGVVDLYTLGGGPSEPRASLLANKGFVVLALAFYRYKDLPKKVDKLDLEYFEEGIRFLQKQPKVKGSGVGVISISKSGDLALSMASFLTGIKAVVTVNGCCACTVFPLHYKGTVTPILPADPDKVILTEQGLLDISKAMDDPAANENLASVIPVERAHDCNFMFVASEDDMNWDSVGFAELAAQRLRDSGKENFEIVRYPKAGHFVDVPYMPFYPSGIHAAVGKVVAFGGEAKTNAHAQVDLWGRVQEFFRKHLDTDYAQHKAKL